Proteins from a genomic interval of Gammaproteobacteria bacterium:
- a CDS encoding MerR family transcriptional regulator — translation MLEATEYKQLSAIPTKRYFTIGEVSEMCSVKPHVLRYWEQEFPSLKPVKRRGNRRYYQRHDVMLIRQIRSLLYEQGYTIGGARQKLTGVAAREDSAQSQQIVYQTRLELEELLDFLSR, via the coding sequence ATGCTGGAAGCGACTGAATATAAGCAGCTTTCCGCAATACCAACCAAACGATATTTCACCATTGGCGAAGTAAGCGAGATGTGCAGCGTCAAGCCGCACGTGCTGCGCTATTGGGAGCAGGAATTTCCTTCTCTCAAACCCGTCAAACGGCGCGGCAATCGGCGCTATTACCAACGCCACGACGTAATGCTGATCCGGCAGATTCGCAGTCTGTTGTATGAGCAAGGTTATACGATCGGCGGCGCGCGTCAGAAACTCACCGGTGTCGCCGCCAGGGAAGATAGCGCGCAGAGCCAGCAAATCGTCTATCAGACCCGCCTGGAACTCGAAGAACTCCTCGATTTTCTTAGCCGCTGA